One Pleurocapsa sp. PCC 7327 DNA segment encodes these proteins:
- a CDS encoding S8 family serine peptidase — protein sequence MSSKVITEGDRALKANVARELFNIDGAGIKVGIISTSFDTLQQASDDVISGDLPGTGNPDERIAPVQILRDLRQGSIFANDEGRAVAQIIHDIAPGAKLLFHTAIGDDGGDPSDVNDESYTKAVNALVEADVDIIFDDAQFSTSIFQDGKAAQAVQDAVSDGVVYVSAAGNNGILSYQDDYRGSNEAFSFGGKNFEAYDFDPGGNVDLFQDITVTRDGTLLLPTLTWDNPVGKVTSNLEMLLLDSPSLPGQGGNVLAVSDIPSPSAAEYPIRSLAYAPIKDRKLYLSIGRELNDAPAPDRVKWISLANGLDRTTKYQYVNDSDRETGSPTVFGPANTDETITVGATDYQQNLDAGVNLPELRSYSSRGGIPILYDEDGDPLLNPDMRSKPEVTAPDEVLTTFEAGTQFNPFRGTSASAAHIAGVVALMEQAAGGSENLSPEEIKTILQRTSIPLSPQPGVPSSTGFVQADLAVAAAELTSL from the coding sequence ATGAGTAGCAAGGTTATAACTGAAGGCGATCGAGCATTAAAGGCTAATGTTGCTCGCGAGCTTTTTAATATTGATGGCGCTGGAATTAAGGTAGGCATTATTTCTACCAGTTTTGATACACTTCAACAAGCTTCAGATGATGTAATTAGCGGTGACTTACCTGGAACGGGTAATCCAGATGAAAGAATTGCGCCAGTTCAAATTTTGAGAGATCTTAGGCAGGGTTCTATATTTGCTAATGACGAAGGTAGGGCTGTAGCTCAAATAATTCATGACATAGCACCGGGGGCTAAACTACTCTTCCATACAGCCATTGGCGATGATGGTGGCGATCCTAGCGATGTAAATGATGAGAGTTACACTAAAGCAGTTAATGCGCTTGTGGAGGCTGATGTAGATATTATCTTCGACGATGCTCAATTTTCGACATCAATTTTTCAAGACGGTAAAGCTGCACAGGCAGTTCAGGATGCTGTGTCTGACGGAGTTGTTTATGTCTCTGCTGCTGGCAACAACGGTATCCTTTCCTATCAAGATGATTACAGAGGTAGCAATGAAGCTTTTTCTTTCGGCGGTAAAAATTTTGAGGCTTATGATTTTGACCCTGGAGGCAATGTAGATCTATTTCAAGATATAACTGTAACTAGAGACGGTACTTTGCTCCTTCCAACTCTGACTTGGGATAATCCAGTGGGTAAAGTAACCTCTAATCTGGAGATGTTGTTGCTCGATAGTCCGAGTCTTCCAGGACAAGGTGGGAATGTTTTGGCGGTTTCTGACATTCCTTCTCCTAGTGCTGCTGAATATCCCATACGGTCTTTAGCTTATGCACCTATTAAGGATCGAAAACTCTATTTGTCAATTGGTAGAGAGTTGAATGATGCTCCTGCTCCCGATCGAGTTAAATGGATTAGTCTTGCTAATGGACTCGATCGCACTACCAAGTATCAATATGTCAACGATAGCGATCGAGAAACAGGTAGTCCAACTGTGTTTGGTCCTGCAAATACGGATGAAACAATTACAGTCGGTGCCACGGACTACCAGCAAAATCTAGATGCTGGAGTAAATTTACCAGAACTCAGAAGTTATTCCAGTCGTGGTGGAATTCCGATTTTATATGATGAGGATGGCGATCCTCTACTCAACCCAGACATGAGGTCTAAACCAGAGGTAACAGCACCTGATGAGGTTTTGACTACATTTGAAGCTGGGACGCAATTCAATCCCTTTAGAGGAACTTCAGCTTCTGCTGCTCATATTGCAGGAGTGGTAGCTTTAATGGAACAAGCTGCTGGAGGATCTGAGAATCTTTCACCAGAAGAGATAAAAACCATTCTACAACGCACATCTATTCCTCTATCCCCACAACCAGGAGTACCTAGTTCCACTGGTTTTGTCCAAGCAGATTTGGCAGTAGCTGCCGCAGAACTCACTAGCTTATGA
- a CDS encoding TM2 domain-containing protein has protein sequence MYPQKPKINVGIAYLLWALGFFGICGIHRFYMGKTTSGIVWLLTAGLCGFGQFIDVVLIPGMVQERNLYLWEKARADRLLNMIETGQNIKINPVASDASEQLEEKIDPMLKLLKAAAANGNVLSIGQAMISTGMSHEEVEELLKKAQRKGIAYIDNDPKSGAIRYYFDI, from the coding sequence ATGTATCCTCAAAAACCAAAAATCAATGTAGGCATTGCCTATCTTTTGTGGGCATTAGGTTTTTTTGGTATCTGTGGAATTCACCGTTTTTACATGGGCAAAACTACTAGCGGGATCGTCTGGTTATTAACAGCAGGTTTGTGTGGTTTTGGTCAATTTATTGACGTAGTTCTCATTCCTGGCATGGTGCAAGAAAGAAATCTTTATTTGTGGGAGAAAGCGCGAGCAGATAGATTATTAAATATGATAGAAACGGGACAAAATATAAAAATTAATCCCGTCGCTAGCGACGCATCAGAGCAATTAGAAGAGAAAATCGATCCAATGCTTAAGCTTTTAAAAGCAGCGGCAGCTAATGGCAATGTCCTTTCTATCGGTCAGGCGATGATATCTACAGGGATGTCTCACGAAGAGGTAGAAGAATTGCTAAAGAAAGCCCAGCGCAAAGGAATAGCATACATTGATAACGACCCTAAATCGGGTGCAATTCGTTATTATTTCGATATTTAA
- a CDS encoding cytidine deaminase, which translates to MSQLSSQEREKLCQAAREVARLAYAPYSKFRVGAAILGQRGIYVGTNVENASYGLTLCAERSAFASAIARGERKFQAVAIACIDAPNPEEIESITPCGACRQWIAELAATAEIIICGCDRSFGIEDLLPLSFRLEDS; encoded by the coding sequence GTGAGTCAATTATCTTCACAAGAGCGAGAAAAGCTTTGCCAAGCAGCGCGAGAAGTTGCTCGGTTAGCCTATGCGCCTTATTCTAAATTTCGGGTTGGTGCGGCGATTTTGGGACAGAGAGGGATTTATGTCGGCACGAATGTAGAAAATGCTAGCTATGGGTTGACTTTATGTGCGGAACGTTCTGCTTTTGCGAGTGCGATCGCGAGAGGAGAAAGAAAATTTCAGGCGGTCGCGATCGCTTGTATTGATGCCCCCAATCCCGAAGAGATTGAATCGATAACACCTTGCGGCGCTTGTAGGCAATGGATTGCAGAACTAGCGGCGACGGCTGAGATTATTATTTGTGGGTGCGATCGATCTTTTGGGATCGAAGATTTATTGCCTCTGTCTTTTCGTTTAGAGGATTCATAA
- a CDS encoding glycosyltransferase family 39 protein produces the protein MESIQNLKSHNLLLLLLWTLIGCLLRFDRLTGKPPWTDEFATLVFSLGNDFNSVPIDRIISIDTLLQPLQPNPDATISDVVSLLLDEDNHPPLYFVLAHLWMKLFPLGGEYVNLWAARSLPAIFGVISIPATYGLARVAFNSRLVAHLSAALMAVSPYGIFIAQEARHYTLAILFVIASLGCFIGAAKHLWYRTKLPIKLVFLWIIINSLGLSVHYFFCLTLLAEALALIILFVSPSPRPHRLLLSKNLWRIGIVAAGAIAAGLAWLLVIPEDYGNGMIDWIQHEQTNPLALINPIFQLLAAWITFISLLPVESSFLAVVIFSGFIMLVFFVCLFPKIKLGLQELWKIPNTYLSTKILTNFIIIILFLFFILTYFLEIDITRGARYSFTYFPAIIVLVGAILSIFWCERDNNSSILFKLPQNPPKNGLKMFSIVFLMGLLSAITVTSNLGYQKYYRPDLLVPIIQQKSASVPVLIATTHESLVQTGEMLGIAWELKQNALRSQVSFLLAHQERKNSPEPTIALQKNLSQLSKPLDLWTVNFHANIKLNNCQTDSQSFPYINGYSYQLYHCF, from the coding sequence ATGGAGTCAATCCAAAATCTGAAATCCCATAATCTGCTTTTACTGCTTTTATGGACTCTCATCGGTTGTCTGCTGCGATTCGATCGATTAACTGGCAAACCTCCGTGGACGGACGAATTTGCAACTTTAGTCTTTAGTCTGGGGAATGACTTTAACTCCGTACCGATCGATCGGATTATTTCCATCGATACTCTACTACAACCCCTACAACCTAACCCAGACGCAACTATATCGGATGTAGTTTCTCTTTTGCTTGATGAAGATAACCACCCTCCACTTTACTTCGTTCTGGCTCATCTATGGATGAAATTATTTCCTTTGGGAGGGGAATATGTCAATTTATGGGCAGCGCGATCGCTTCCTGCTATATTCGGCGTAATCTCTATTCCAGCTACCTATGGGCTAGCAAGAGTAGCTTTTAATTCTCGATTAGTCGCACATTTATCGGCAGCATTAATGGCTGTTTCTCCCTATGGAATTTTTATCGCCCAAGAAGCCCGCCATTATACATTGGCTATTTTATTTGTTATTGCTTCTTTGGGATGTTTTATCGGTGCAGCAAAACATTTATGGTATCGAACTAAATTGCCAATTAAGTTGGTTTTTCTATGGATAATTATTAATAGCTTAGGTCTGTCAGTTCACTACTTTTTTTGTCTAACTTTATTAGCGGAAGCCCTCGCTTTAATTATCTTATTCGTCTCTCCCTCTCCCCGTCCCCACCGTCTCCTTCTCTCAAAAAATTTGTGGCGTATAGGCATCGTTGCTGCTGGCGCGATCGCGGCTGGTTTGGCGTGGCTGCTGGTTATCCCAGAAGACTATGGCAATGGCATGATTGACTGGATTCAACACGAACAAACTAACCCTTTAGCATTAATTAATCCAATTTTTCAGCTATTAGCAGCCTGGATTACTTTTATCTCTCTTTTGCCTGTAGAATCTTCTTTTTTAGCTGTTGTCATTTTTTCTGGTTTTATCATGCTGGTCTTTTTCGTGTGTTTGTTCCCCAAAATAAAATTAGGACTTCAGGAGCTTTGGAAAATTCCTAATACCTATTTATCTACAAAAATCCTGACTAATTTTATTATTATTATTCTTTTTTTGTTTTTTATTCTGACTTATTTTTTGGAGATCGATATTACTCGCGGAGCAAGATATAGTTTTACTTACTTCCCGGCTATCATCGTTTTAGTAGGAGCTATATTATCTATCTTTTGGTGCGAACGAGACAATAACTCAAGTATCCTTTTTAAACTACCTCAAAATCCTCCAAAAAATGGATTAAAGATGTTTTCAATAGTTTTTTTAATGGGCTTATTGAGTGCTATTACAGTTACCTCTAATTTAGGGTATCAAAAATATTATCGCCCCGATCTTTTAGTGCCGATTATTCAACAAAAATCGGCTTCTGTTCCCGTTCTCATCGCTACAACTCATGAAAGTTTAGTCCAAACGGGAGAAATGCTAGGGATAGCTTGGGAATTGAAACAAAATGCTCTGCGATCGCAAGTGTCATTTCTACTCGCCCATCAAGAACGAAAGAATTCCCCAGAACCCACGATCGCTCTTCAAAAAAACTTGTCTCAACTCTCAAAACCTTTGGACTTATGGACAGTTAATTTTCATGCTAATATTAAATTAAATAATTGCCAAACTGACTCTCAATCCTTTCCATATATTAATGGATATAGTTATCAGCTTTATCACTGTTTTTAA
- a CDS encoding sodium:solute symporter family protein yields MQSIDWLIILLYLVVTMGVGLHLSRKASKSLEDFFVSGRSLPWWLAGTSMAATTFSIDTPLYICGIVATRGIAGNWEWWSFGISHIVLIYIFSRLWRRSEIVTDAQLIEIRYGGKMAAILRATKAFLFAVPINCIGIGYAMLAMVKAVDALELWQSLGFDPGENLKLWSVVGVSLFVLIYCSFAGLWGVVTTDFFQFFLAIFGAIAVSIIAVNDVGGIRELLPRVQQAKEFDVLSFVPLTRGDGFLGLTWSDAAGITATTFSAYLLVQWWSFRRSDGGGEFIQRLAAAKDEAEAEKSAWCFNILNYIIRTWPWILTALVAIAVYPNLEDPELGYPKLMLDFLPPAMLGLVVASLLAAFMSTVSTSINWGASYLTNDLYLRFLRPQASQRELVFVGQIASVVVTVFGAVAAFLATDVATVFRLVIAIGTGPGLVLILRWFWWRVNAAAELAAMVTGFVIGLITSVFPGFDEIFSDFGLRLAVISSITAIVWIAVMFLTPPESDETLDEFYRRVRPGGIGWRLQQKRTGVEPSQNLAQEFLRIVAATLLLFGSMFAIGGFLLLQSLTGWIALVVAVTGGFWLRQLNKRKILPIPRPGLEE; encoded by the coding sequence ATGCAATCGATCGACTGGCTAATTATCCTGCTGTATCTCGTCGTGACGATGGGAGTAGGATTGCATTTATCTCGCAAAGCTTCTAAAAGTTTAGAAGATTTTTTTGTATCCGGGCGATCGCTGCCTTGGTGGTTGGCAGGGACGAGTATGGCGGCGACGACGTTTTCTATCGATACTCCTCTCTATATCTGCGGGATCGTTGCCACGCGAGGAATTGCAGGTAATTGGGAATGGTGGAGTTTCGGGATTTCTCATATCGTTCTAATTTACATCTTTTCTCGACTCTGGCGGCGATCCGAAATTGTCACCGATGCCCAACTGATAGAAATCCGCTACGGGGGCAAGATGGCAGCAATCTTACGCGCGACAAAAGCCTTTCTCTTTGCCGTCCCGATTAATTGTATCGGGATCGGCTATGCTATGCTAGCGATGGTAAAAGCCGTCGATGCGTTGGAATTATGGCAGAGTCTGGGATTCGATCCGGGCGAAAACCTCAAACTCTGGAGTGTGGTGGGGGTTAGCCTTTTCGTGCTGATTTATTGCAGCTTTGCAGGTTTGTGGGGAGTTGTCACCACTGACTTTTTTCAATTTTTCCTTGCCATATTCGGCGCGATCGCGGTTTCAATTATAGCCGTCAACGATGTAGGAGGCATTCGCGAACTTCTGCCACGGGTACAGCAAGCTAAGGAGTTCGACGTTTTATCCTTCGTTCCGCTAACGCGCGGGGATGGTTTTTTAGGGCTGACTTGGAGTGATGCGGCGGGGATTACGGCAACCACTTTTTCTGCCTATTTATTAGTGCAGTGGTGGTCGTTTCGCCGCAGCGATGGAGGCGGAGAGTTTATCCAGCGTTTGGCGGCAGCAAAAGATGAAGCAGAAGCAGAAAAATCTGCTTGGTGTTTTAATATCCTCAACTATATTATCCGCACTTGGCCCTGGATTTTGACGGCATTAGTCGCGATCGCGGTGTATCCCAATTTAGAAGATCCAGAATTGGGCTATCCCAAGCTGATGCTGGACTTCCTACCCCCAGCGATGTTGGGATTGGTGGTCGCTTCGCTGCTGGCAGCTTTTATGAGTACCGTTTCCACTTCCATCAACTGGGGGGCATCCTATTTAACCAATGACCTCTATTTGCGCTTTCTCCGTCCCCAAGCTAGTCAAAGGGAATTGGTGTTCGTCGGGCAGATTGCCTCGGTTGTAGTGACCGTTTTTGGGGCAGTGGCAGCCTTTTTGGCGACAGATGTAGCGACGGTCTTTCGCTTAGTGATTGCCATTGGTACTGGTCCGGGATTGGTGTTAATTCTGCGTTGGTTTTGGTGGCGGGTGAATGCGGCGGCAGAATTGGCAGCAATGGTAACGGGGTTTGTTATTGGCTTGATTACTAGCGTTTTTCCCGGTTTTGACGAGATCTTCTCCGATTTTGGGCTTCGGTTGGCGGTAATTTCTTCTATCACTGCTATCGTTTGGATTGCAGTCATGTTTTTAACCCCGCCAGAATCCGATGAAACCCTAGATGAATTTTATCGGCGCGTGCGACCTGGAGGCATCGGCTGGAGGTTGCAACAAAAACGAACGGGTGTCGAACCATCGCAAAATTTAGCTCAAGAGTTTTTACGAATTGTTGCAGCTACTTTACTTTTGTTTGGATCTATGTTCGCAATCGGAGGGTTTTTACTGCTTCAGTCTTTGACGGGATGGATAGCTTTAGTCGTTGCCGTGACTGGCGGATTCTGGTTGCGCCAGCTTAATAAGAGAAAAATCCTGCCAATACCGCGACCGGGATTAGAGGAATGA
- a CDS encoding PAS domain-containing sensor histidine kinase, translated as MRNFNRLEQELQEAQQRLQTMRHHANDLPNPIEEWQTEAIAEFSFAVEKLDVALEELRSHNEELSAARQEVELERQHYQKLFEFAPDGYLVTDERATIQEANCAAANLLNIPKQDLVGKPLDIFIALADRDAFHGQWVRVTKLLARSCSSQECASQQCDRYASKLLVKDWEILLQPREREPLPVALSLSATCNRQGKIISLCWLLRDLSDRQHAEQKIREQAALLDITTDAIFVRDLGDRIRFWNKGAERLYGWSAEEVLGRNVDELLNRKPLPKLAQIQQEVLEKGRWQGELPQVTKDGEEIVVESRWNLVRDEQQNPKSILVVNTDITSTKQLQEQLLRTQRLESLGTLASGISHDLNNILTPILGIAQLLPLKFPEADEHGQQMFKVLETNAKRGAALLKQILAFSRGVEGKHVLLAVRSLVCDIEQVIRETFPKSIAIHLNIPRDLWAIRGDLTQLEQVLMNLCLNARDAMPNGGTLAITAENLAIDKNYASREPEAKVGSYVAIAVSDTGIGMSAETLERIFEPFFTTKAADKGTGLGLATTMGIIKSHGGFIKVSSEVGKGTQFAVFLPAEETRVVVSEDKPELPRGDETTILIVDDEPVICHMIEALLRTYGYRVLTATDGVEAIAMYAQYQHKIGAVLMDMVMPSMDGPTTILALQKMNPQVKIIVTSGLVSSDRTIEALGASVKAYLGKPYTSEELLTTLKEVLDSNSDTKPRNQFLCS; from the coding sequence ATGAGGAACTTTAACAGGTTAGAGCAAGAACTTCAAGAGGCGCAACAGCGGTTGCAAACGATGCGGCATCATGCCAACGACTTGCCAAATCCGATCGAGGAATGGCAAACAGAAGCGATCGCAGAATTCTCTTTTGCTGTAGAGAAGTTGGATGTTGCATTAGAGGAACTGCGATCGCACAACGAGGAATTAAGCGCCGCTCGTCAAGAAGTAGAATTGGAGAGACAGCACTACCAAAAGTTATTTGAGTTCGCCCCGGACGGATACTTAGTCACTGACGAGCGAGCGACTATTCAGGAGGCAAACTGTGCGGCAGCCAATTTGCTCAACATCCCTAAACAGGATCTGGTGGGCAAACCGCTAGACATTTTCATCGCCCTAGCCGATCGAGATGCTTTTCACGGCCAATGGGTGCGAGTCACGAAATTGTTAGCTAGGAGCTGTAGCAGTCAAGAATGCGCGTCACAACAATGCGATCGCTACGCCAGTAAGCTCCTGGTCAAGGACTGGGAAATCCTTCTCCAGCCACGGGAGCGAGAACCGTTGCCAGTAGCGCTTTCTCTGTCTGCCACCTGTAACCGCCAAGGTAAAATCATTAGCCTGTGTTGGTTACTGAGGGATTTGAGCGATCGCCAGCATGCCGAACAGAAAATTCGCGAACAAGCGGCTCTGTTAGATATTACCACGGACGCGATTTTCGTTCGCGATCTAGGCGATCGAATTAGATTTTGGAATAAAGGAGCCGAGCGCCTTTACGGTTGGAGTGCAGAAGAAGTACTGGGAAGAAATGTTGATGAGCTTTTAAATCGAAAACCATTGCCTAAATTAGCCCAAATCCAGCAAGAAGTTTTGGAGAAAGGCAGATGGCAGGGAGAACTGCCTCAAGTTACTAAAGATGGCGAGGAGATTGTTGTTGAAAGCCGCTGGAATCTAGTGCGCGACGAGCAACAAAACCCCAAATCGATCCTTGTCGTCAATACGGACATTACTTCGACTAAACAATTGCAAGAGCAATTGCTCCGCACCCAGCGTCTGGAAAGCCTTGGCACTCTTGCTAGCGGGATTTCTCACGATTTAAACAATATCTTGACACCAATTCTGGGAATTGCTCAGCTTCTCCCGCTCAAATTCCCCGAAGCTGACGAGCACGGACAGCAGATGTTTAAGGTTCTCGAAACCAATGCCAAACGCGGCGCGGCATTGCTCAAGCAAATCCTGGCTTTCTCGCGCGGAGTCGAAGGGAAGCACGTGCTTCTAGCCGTCCGTTCCCTAGTCTGTGACATCGAGCAAGTCATTCGAGAAACCTTTCCTAAGTCGATCGCTATCCATCTAAATATCCCGCGCGATCTATGGGCAATCCGTGGCGATCTTACGCAGTTAGAGCAAGTTTTGATGAATCTGTGTTTGAATGCGCGAGATGCCATGCCAAACGGAGGCACTCTGGCAATTACTGCTGAGAATCTCGCGATCGACAAAAATTATGCCAGCAGGGAACCCGAAGCCAAGGTTGGTTCTTACGTTGCGATCGCAGTCTCGGATACTGGCATTGGCATGTCTGCGGAAACATTGGAACGGATTTTCGAGCCATTTTTTACTACTAAAGCAGCAGATAAGGGCACGGGACTTGGTCTTGCAACGACAATGGGAATTATCAAAAGCCACGGCGGTTTTATTAAGGTTTCTAGCGAAGTTGGCAAGGGAACGCAGTTCGCGGTATTCCTGCCAGCAGAAGAGACAAGGGTAGTCGTATCGGAGGACAAGCCAGAACTACCGAGGGGAGACGAAACGACGATCTTGATCGTGGACGACGAACCCGTGATTTGCCATATGATAGAAGCATTACTGAGAACTTATGGCTATCGGGTGCTAACTGCCACTGATGGAGTTGAGGCGATCGCGATGTACGCTCAATATCAGCACAAAATCGGTGCTGTCTTGATGGATATGGTCATGCCTTCTATGGACGGTCCGACAACCATCCTCGCCTTGCAAAAAATGAACCCGCAAGTCAAGATTATTGTTACTAGCGGACTGGTTTCGAGCGATCGCACTATTGAAGCTTTGGGGGCAAGCGTCAAGGCATATTTGGGAAAACCTTATACCTCAGAAGAATTATTGACAACCCTGAAAGAGGTTCTCGATTCTAACAGCGATACCAAGCCCAGAAATCAATTTCTATGCTCATAG
- a CDS encoding helix-turn-helix transcriptional regulator — MSAQFSAQAPRATPTCNPPHPIETDNVTHLKETILDTEKAQRMAEFFSLLGDPNRLRILSLLAKQELCVCDLAATLDMSESAVSHQLRTLRTMRLVRYHKAGRKVFYQLSDHHVLDLYHSVAEHLDESVSEE, encoded by the coding sequence ATGTCGGCTCAATTTTCTGCTCAAGCCCCTCGTGCAACTCCTACTTGTAACCCACCCCATCCTATAGAAACCGATAACGTCACTCATCTCAAAGAGACGATTCTGGATACAGAAAAAGCACAAAGGATGGCGGAATTTTTTAGCCTATTGGGAGATCCTAACCGCTTGCGCATTCTTTCCCTATTGGCAAAACAAGAACTTTGCGTTTGCGATTTAGCAGCCACTTTGGACATGAGCGAGTCTGCCGTTTCTCATCAATTGCGAACGCTACGTACAATGCGATTGGTGCGCTATCATAAGGCAGGACGCAAAGTATTCTACCAGCTTTCAGACCATCACGTACTCGATCTCTATCATTCCGTCGCCGAACATTTGGATGAATCCGTTAGCGAAGAGTAA
- the purN gene encoding phosphoribosylglycinamide formyltransferase, whose protein sequence is MTVQLDKKQNSSTPALVSPTLPPQELHLDRPLKLGVMASGSGTNFEVLAQAIRDKKLNAQIQVLIYNNPEAKVKERAEKWGIPAVLLDHRAFKRREDLDRAIVEVLQQRQVEWVIMAGWMRIVTPVLLEAFANRVINIHPSLLPSFKGVRAVEQALEAGVKITGCTVHIATLDVDSGPILMQAAVPILPDDTPQTLHERIQVQEHRIFPVAIALAAKKFGT, encoded by the coding sequence ATGACCGTTCAACTCGATAAAAAGCAAAATTCTTCTACCCCAGCATTAGTTTCGCCCACATTACCGCCTCAGGAACTTCATTTAGATCGTCCCTTGAAACTAGGGGTAATGGCTTCTGGAAGCGGCACGAATTTTGAAGTTTTGGCTCAAGCTATTCGGGATAAGAAATTAAATGCCCAAATTCAAGTCTTGATTTATAATAATCCCGAAGCTAAAGTCAAGGAAAGGGCGGAAAAATGGGGTATTCCGGCAGTCTTGCTCGACCATCGCGCCTTCAAGCGTCGGGAAGACTTAGATCGGGCAATTGTAGAAGTTCTCCAGCAACGCCAAGTGGAATGGGTTATTATGGCGGGTTGGATGCGAATTGTCACGCCAGTCCTTCTAGAAGCTTTTGCCAATCGAGTCATTAATATCCATCCCAGTCTGTTGCCCAGTTTTAAAGGCGTTCGTGCAGTGGAACAAGCATTGGAGGCGGGGGTAAAAATTACGGGGTGTACGGTTCACATCGCAACTCTAGACGTAGACAGCGGTCCGATTTTGATGCAAGCTGCAGTTCCCATCCTACCAGACGATACCCCCCAAACTCTACACGAGCGAATACAAGTCCAAGAACATAGAATATTTCCAGTTGCGATCGCGCTAGCTGCTAAAAAATTTGGCACTTAA
- a CDS encoding metallothionein, with amino-acid sequence MTTVTSMKCACESCLCIVSLENALQKNGKYYCCEACADGHVNEKGCGHTGCTCG; translated from the coding sequence ATGACAACCGTCACTTCTATGAAATGTGCCTGCGAATCCTGTCTGTGCATTGTTTCGCTGGAGAACGCCTTACAAAAAAATGGAAAGTACTACTGCTGCGAAGCGTGTGCTGACGGTCATGTAAACGAAAAAGGCTGCGGTCATACAGGCTGTACTTGCGGCTAA